The Syntrophotalea acetylenivorans genome contains the following window.
GGCGTCAGGAAACCCCCAACTGCGGGTCACCTCACTACCGATATAGGCGTGATCGGCCCCGATCAATTCGTTTTCTACCTGGCTCCGGATCCTTCCTTCTTTTTCGATAATCTGCTCGACCTGCTGGTATTTTTCGGGGAAAGCGCGGGCCAGTATTAAGATCCCAAGGTTCTGCAGCAGGCCAGCCACAAAAGCCTCTTCGGCAGCGTCTTTATCGATAGCCGCCATCAATCGGCGGGCCGCGACCGCCTCGGTAAGGGACTGTTCCCAGAAAAGAGCATAGTCAAAACTGCCCTCATCACTACGACTGGGCTGCAGAAAAGAAAATGATAACACCAGACTGCGAACCGCATTGGTGCCGAGAATGGAGGCAGCCTGTTGAATGGTCACAATCGACTGGGGAAAGCTGTAGAAGGCCGAATTGACCACCTTAAGAATTTTGGCCGACAGGGAGATGTCTTTGGACACCAAATCGGCAATATCGCTAATAGTGGTGTCTTCCTTAGCGGTAATGGTAATCAGCCGCGATGCCACAGGAGAAAGGGTCGGCAATACGTCCGAGTGCAATACCGACTCTAAGACTTCTTCTTTATTCATAAACCCAATGCTCCCTTTAGTCCCATCAGTCATCGTTGATGGCCGCCTTTGAATAATCCCTACAATCCCTCATTAGTCCATAAGAGCATTAATATTTCAACTATTTTCTTGTACCGTTCAATCCACGGGAGTGCCTAATGACGCGATGCGTGCAGTAGCCTGGAAAATTTACGGTAATATATTACCAAGTAAAATCGACTAGGCGTTCCAAGGTCATTAATGAGGGAAGCGAATGAAAACATTTCTGCTGGATTTACTGATTTGCCCGGCTTGCTTGCCGGATGAACGCCCCTTGCAACCTGACGCACTCCAAATACAACAAGAGGACATTATCTCTGGCCAGTTGACCTGTAAGACCTGCAGCCGCAACTATCCGATCCGCGAGGGGGTCGCTTTTCTGTCTGTAGCGAATCAGGTTCAGGGCTTTATACCTTCAAAATATGAAACAGCTTCAGTGCTGTCTTCTTACCTCTGGAGTCATTTCGGCGATCTCCTAAAAGACCCTGCTGCCTCGGACGCCTATCATCAGTGGGCTGCATTACTTAACTCAAAAAACGGATTGGGTATTGATATCGGTGCCGCTGTCGGGCGCTTCTCATTTGAGTTAGCCCGAAAATGCGACCAGGTCATCGGTGTGGACAACTCCTATGCATTTGTCAAGGCTGCCCGGAACCTGTTGTTAACTGGAAAGATAAAAGTCAACCTTGCCATCGAAGGGGTACTGACACGGGAAGAGACCATCACTCTGCCCAAACAATGGCCAACGAAAAATATCGACTTTATCGTCGGCGACGCTCTCGCCCTGCCCTTTCGCCAAGACAGTTTCGCTACGTTGGCCTCTTTGAACCTGATAGACAAGGTACCCAAACCATTGCAGCATCTGACCGAACTTAACCGCATTGCCCGGGATGACAAAGCCCAATTGCTGTTTTCAGATCCTTTTTCCTGGTCGACGGAAGTAGCGGCAGAAGAAGATTGGCTGGGAGGAACTTCGAAAGGCCGCCATGCCGGACGGGGCATGGACAATCTCATAACCTTGTTGCAGGACCACGGAAATTTCTTAAAACCGGCCTGGGAAATTAATCAACAAGGACAGGTGTGGTGGAAAATACGCACCCACTGCAACCATTTCGAACTGATTCGAAGCTGCTACATCAAGGCGGATCGTAATCCTTGAAT
Protein-coding sequences here:
- a CDS encoding class I SAM-dependent methyltransferase, whose product is MKTFLLDLLICPACLPDERPLQPDALQIQQEDIISGQLTCKTCSRNYPIREGVAFLSVANQVQGFIPSKYETASVLSSYLWSHFGDLLKDPAASDAYHQWAALLNSKNGLGIDIGAAVGRFSFELARKCDQVIGVDNSYAFVKAARNLLLTGKIKVNLAIEGVLTREETITLPKQWPTKNIDFIVGDALALPFRQDSFATLASLNLIDKVPKPLQHLTELNRIARDDKAQLLFSDPFSWSTEVAAEEDWLGGTSKGRHAGRGMDNLITLLQDHGNFLKPAWEINQQGQVWWKIRTHCNHFELIRSCYIKADRNP